A genome region from Euphorbia lathyris chromosome 4, ddEupLath1.1, whole genome shotgun sequence includes the following:
- the LOC136226826 gene encoding branched-chain-amino-acid aminotransferase 2, chloroplastic-like: MEKIMESGENRNSYNWDRLRTEYNPMATDYMYVMTCSREDTFKHSQGNLTPYGNIQISPFAGILNYGQGLFEGLKAYRGEDNQIRLFRPELNALRMQRGAERLCMPAPSVDQFVEAVKQTALANKRWVPPAGKGTLYLRPLLMGSGPTLGPGPAPEYTFLIYACPVGTYIKGALNYVVDEKVHRAMRGGTGNVKSISNYSPVFKSSSEAKGKGFSDALFLDADTGKFIEEGSTCNIFVAKGNLISTPPLNGNILPGNTRKSIIEIATDNGYQVEERPITVEELLDADEAFCTGTAIVVTPISSVTYRGNRVEYTTKAEGATIFKKLSEILIGIQSGVIEDKKGWTIKIA, translated from the exons ATTACATGTACGTAATGACTTGTTCACGAGAAGATACATTCAAGCATTCGCAAGGAAATCTTACTCCTTATGGAAACATTCAGATTAGTCCTTTTGCTGGAATTCTAAATTATGGCCAG GGACTATTTGAAGGGTTAAAGGCGTACAGAGGAGAAGATAATCAGATTCGGCTATTTCGGCCAGAGTTGAATGCGCTACGCATGCAAAGGGGTGCGGAAAGGCTGTGCATGCCTGCACCATCTGTTGATCAATTTGTTGAGGCTGTCAAGCAAACTGCCTTAGCCAACAAGCGATGG GTACCACCTGCAGGGAAGGGAACACTGTACCTAAGGCCTTTGCTAATGGGAAGTGGGCCAACTTTGGGCCCAGGCCCAGCACCAGAGTATACTTTCCTTATATATGCTTGCCCTGTTGGAACTTATATCAAg GGTGCCCTAAATTATGTTGTTGATGAAAAAGTTCACAGGGCCATGCGAGGTGGGACTGGAAACGTGAAATCCATCAGTAACTATTCACCG GTTTTCAAATCAAGCAGTGAAGCAAAGGGCAAAGGTTTCTCAGATGCCTTGTTCCTTGATGCTGATACTGGCAAATTTATTGAGGAAGGTTCTACTTGTAATATTTTTGTTGCTAAg GGAAATTTAATATCAACACCACCATTAAATGGAAATATACTTCCAGGAAATACCAGGAAAAGCATTATTGAAATTGCTACAGATAATGGATACCAA GTAGAGGAACGTCCAATTACAGTAGAGGAATTATTGGATGCTGATGAAGCTTTCTGCACAGGAACTGCAATTGTTGTTACACCTATTAGCAGCGTCACCTATCGCGGAAATAG ggTTGAGTATACAACAAAAGCAGAAGGGGCAACAATATTCaagaaattgagtgaaattttaATAGGAATTCAAAGTGGAGTTATTGAGGACAAGAAGGGATGGACCATCAAGATTGCttga